The following are encoded in a window of Acidobacteriota bacterium genomic DNA:
- the accC gene encoding acetyl-CoA carboxylase biotin carboxylase subunit, whose product MFRKILIANRGEIACRIIWACRELGIKTVAVYSEADADSLHVRFADEAICIGPPPSRESYLQIPSVISAAEITNADAIHPGYGFLSENAHFAEVCQACNLTFIGPPPSAIRAMGDKASARATMKAAGVPILPGSDGIIDSPETAIEVANRIGFPVIIKATAGGGGRGMRIVYSLEDLLTQLETAQAEAGAAFGNAGVYIEKYIVNPRHIEIQVLADQHGQTLHFGERECSIQRRHQKLIEESPSPMVTPEMRAEMGAAAIKACQHVDYVNAGTIEFIVDADTREYYFMEMNTRIQVEHPVTEMVANADLVVAQILVANGEKLDFRQEDIVFSGHAIECRINAEDSVKFTPSPGLITALNLPGGPGVRIDTHAYPGYVVPPNYDSLVAKLIVHARTRQMAIARMKRALEVMIVEGIKTTVPLHQRIMDEPDFIAGNLSTRFMEKFLAKK is encoded by the coding sequence ATGTTTCGGAAAATTCTAATTGCGAACCGTGGCGAAATCGCCTGCCGGATCATTTGGGCCTGTCGCGAATTGGGCATCAAAACCGTAGCCGTGTACTCTGAAGCGGATGCTGATTCGCTCCATGTCCGTTTTGCGGATGAAGCCATTTGTATCGGGCCACCTCCTTCACGCGAAAGTTATCTCCAAATCCCTTCCGTTATCAGTGCCGCGGAAATAACCAATGCTGACGCCATCCATCCAGGATATGGATTTTTATCGGAAAATGCCCATTTTGCTGAGGTCTGTCAGGCGTGCAATCTCACCTTTATTGGCCCTCCGCCGAGCGCAATTCGGGCCATGGGTGACAAGGCTTCGGCCCGAGCCACGATGAAGGCGGCGGGTGTGCCAATTCTTCCAGGCAGCGACGGCATCATTGATTCCCCAGAAACCGCCATTGAAGTGGCCAATCGGATTGGCTTCCCCGTCATTATCAAAGCGACGGCGGGTGGCGGCGGACGCGGAATGCGCATTGTTTATTCACTGGAAGACTTACTCACTCAGCTTGAAACCGCTCAGGCTGAAGCTGGTGCCGCATTTGGCAATGCCGGCGTCTATATTGAAAAATACATTGTCAACCCGAGACACATTGAAATTCAGGTCCTGGCTGATCAGCACGGGCAAACGCTTCACTTTGGTGAGCGGGAATGTTCGATCCAACGTCGCCATCAAAAGCTGATCGAAGAATCTCCGTCACCCATGGTCACACCTGAAATGCGGGCTGAAATGGGGGCGGCGGCCATTAAAGCCTGCCAGCACGTGGATTATGTCAATGCGGGCACGATTGAATTTATCGTGGATGCTGACACGCGCGAGTACTACTTTATGGAAATGAACACGCGCATTCAGGTTGAGCATCCGGTCACGGAAATGGTCGCCAATGCTGATCTGGTGGTGGCTCAGATCCTGGTTGCCAATGGGGAAAAACTTGATTTCCGGCAAGAAGACATCGTGTTTTCAGGCCATGCGATTGAATGCCGCATCAATGCTGAAGATTCAGTCAAATTTACGCCAAGCCCTGGATTGATCACCGCACTCAACCTTCCTGGCGGACCAGGTGTGCGCATTGATACCCATGCCTATCCTGGGTATGTGGTGCCACCAAACTACGACTCGCTCGTTGCCAAGCTCATTGTCCATGCCCGAACCCGCCAAATGGCAATCGCCCGAATGAAACGAGCCCTCGAAGTCATGATTGTGGAAGGAATCAAAACAACTGTTCCACTTCATCAGCGAATCATGGACGAGCCGGATTTCATTGCCGGTAATCTTTCAACCCGGTTTATGGAGAAGTTTCTGGCCAAGAAGTAG
- the rpsD gene encoding 30S ribosomal protein S4, which yields MARYRGPVCRLCRREGVKLFLKGERCFKPSCAIDKRKKLPGQHGESRRGKLTGYGEQLREKQKVKRMYGMLEGQFRSCFERAVRQKGVTGENLLSSLERRLDNVVYRMGFAASRAQARQLVNHGHIRVNDRKVNISSFVVKVGDTVSVRDGSLTNVHILNAFQTAGGRGVRPAWVEIVDAAKLAGKIVSLPRREDIDKDIREQMIVELYSK from the coding sequence TTGGCAAGGTATCGTGGTCCTGTGTGTCGTTTGTGTCGCCGAGAAGGCGTGAAGCTTTTTTTGAAAGGCGAACGGTGTTTCAAACCTTCTTGTGCAATTGATAAGCGAAAGAAACTTCCGGGACAGCATGGTGAGTCCCGTCGTGGGAAGTTAACCGGCTATGGCGAACAATTGCGTGAAAAACAAAAAGTCAAACGCATGTACGGTATGCTCGAAGGCCAATTCCGGTCTTGTTTTGAGCGCGCTGTCCGCCAAAAAGGGGTAACGGGTGAAAACCTGCTTTCCAGTCTTGAACGCCGGCTTGACAATGTTGTGTACCGGATGGGTTTTGCCGCATCACGAGCTCAAGCCCGGCAATTGGTCAACCACGGACATATCCGGGTCAATGATCGCAAGGTGAATATTTCATCCTTTGTGGTCAAAGTTGGAGACACTGTCAGTGTACGCGATGGCAGCCTGACCAATGTTCATATCCTGAATGCCTTCCAAACCGCGGGAGGTCGTGGCGTTCGTCCAGCCTGGGTTGAAATTGTTGATGCCGCCAAACTGGCTGGCAAAATTGTTTCCCTGCCACGCCGGGAAGATATCGACAAAGATATCCGGGAGCAGATGATTGTCGAATTGTATTCCAAGTAA
- a CDS encoding histone deacetylase: protein MSSHPTAVLYTPSFLEHQTGVTHPESPHRVSLIKNKLESMPDLCWLEPTQASDVDILRCHTPEHLELVQLACTDAQKYGHAALDLDTPVSAGSWEAARLASGGVLSAIDSVMAGESENAFVLVRPPGHHATQNRAMGFCLFNNVAIGARYIQEKHNLERVLIVDWDVHHGNGTQDIFYSDPSVFYYSLHQFPHYPGTGSRSETGSGTGQGYTLNIPLVGGTSAASHVVAFQDGLKTILSRFQPDFILISAGFDAHRFDPLGDMNLSDQDFMTLTQTLKHVAEEQCQGRLVSLLEGGYNLETLPQTVASHVRALATVST, encoded by the coding sequence ATGTCCAGCCACCCCACTGCCGTTCTATACACGCCCTCATTCCTCGAACACCAGACCGGCGTGACCCACCCGGAAAGTCCTCACCGGGTTTCACTCATCAAAAATAAATTGGAATCCATGCCCGACCTGTGCTGGCTTGAACCGACCCAGGCGAGTGACGTGGATATTTTGCGGTGTCACACTCCAGAACATTTGGAACTGGTGCAACTGGCCTGCACCGATGCCCAAAAATATGGTCACGCGGCCCTTGATCTCGATACACCAGTTTCAGCCGGATCCTGGGAGGCTGCCAGACTGGCAAGTGGGGGCGTGTTGAGTGCCATTGATTCAGTCATGGCCGGTGAATCCGAAAACGCGTTTGTGCTGGTTCGTCCTCCAGGCCATCACGCCACTCAAAATCGGGCCATGGGCTTTTGCCTGTTTAACAATGTTGCCATAGGGGCGCGATATATCCAGGAAAAGCACAACCTCGAACGCGTCTTGATTGTGGATTGGGATGTTCATCACGGAAATGGCACCCAGGATATTTTTTACTCTGACCCTTCCGTTTTTTATTATTCACTCCATCAATTTCCTCATTATCCAGGTACGGGAAGCCGTTCTGAAACTGGGAGCGGGACTGGGCAGGGATATACCCTCAATATTCCTCTGGTGGGGGGAACATCAGCCGCCAGCCATGTCGTGGCATTTCAGGATGGGCTCAAGACTATTCTCAGCCGCTTTCAACCTGATTTTATTCTGATCTCAGCCGGATTTGACGCTCATCGGTTTGATCCATTGGGAGATATGAACCTCTCGGATCAGGATTTTATGACCTTAACCCAAACCCTCAAGCACGTTGCGGAAGAGCAATGTCAGGGCCGGTTGGTTTCACTTCTGGAAGGTGGTTATA
- a CDS encoding DNA-directed RNA polymerase subunit alpha translates to MWTGFQKPKRLACDFETLTDKYGRFYAQPFERGFGTTIGNSLRRALLSSIEGAAITAVKIEGVLHEFSSIPGVTEDATDIILNLKRIPFLMTGAGVKTIRLESNTPGVVYSRDIEIGADIEVLDGSIPIATVSEGGRLSIEMRLKMGRGYVPADRNTDEDLSVGYIPIDSVHSPIKKVNYQVEAARLGQDTDFDKLTIEVWTNGSIKPDDAIGLAAKLIKDHMTIFINFDDTEPEMKEPEIIDRPKRTVNEYLDRSVEELELSVRSYNCLKNADIRTIRELVQKTEQEMLKTKNFGRKSLNEIKEIMTAMGLRLGTIFDDEGNIVGYRDE, encoded by the coding sequence ATGTGGACTGGCTTCCAAAAGCCAAAGCGCCTGGCTTGCGATTTTGAAACCTTAACGGACAAATACGGTCGCTTTTATGCTCAGCCGTTTGAACGTGGGTTTGGGACGACTATCGGCAACAGCCTGCGCCGTGCGCTGTTATCATCAATCGAAGGTGCGGCGATTACGGCTGTCAAAATCGAAGGGGTGCTCCATGAGTTTTCCTCAATTCCTGGTGTCACCGAAGATGCAACCGATATTATTTTAAACCTGAAACGAATTCCATTTTTGATGACCGGTGCCGGAGTCAAAACCATCCGTCTCGAAAGTAACACGCCGGGCGTGGTTTACTCCCGCGATATTGAAATTGGCGCCGACATCGAAGTTCTGGATGGCTCAATTCCGATTGCCACAGTCAGTGAAGGTGGTCGCCTTTCAATCGAGATGCGGCTCAAAATGGGACGTGGGTATGTTCCGGCTGACCGAAATACAGACGAAGATCTTTCAGTTGGCTATATTCCAATTGACTCCGTTCATTCGCCAATCAAAAAAGTCAATTACCAGGTTGAAGCGGCCCGTTTGGGTCAGGATACCGACTTTGACAAGTTGACGATTGAGGTATGGACCAACGGGAGTATCAAACCGGATGATGCGATTGGGTTGGCGGCAAAATTGATTAAGGATCATATGACGATCTTTATCAACTTTGATGATACCGAACCCGAAATGAAGGAACCTGAAATCATTGATCGTCCAAAACGGACCGTCAATGAGTATCTGGATCGTTCGGTTGAGGAACTTGAATTAAGCGTTCGATCCTACAACTGCCTGAAGAATGCTGATATTCGCACCATTCGGGAACTGGTTCAGAAAACTGAGCAGGAAATGTTGAAGACCAAGAATTTCGGACGCAAGTCTTTAAACGAAATCAAGGAAATCATGACCGCGATGGGTCTCCGCCTTGGTACCATTTTTGATGATGAAGGGAACATCGTTGGGTATCGCGACGAGTAA
- the accB gene encoding acetyl-CoA carboxylase biotin carboxyl carrier protein, with translation MNQKELRELIEIISENRIAEFEMERAGFKLRIRTAHGQTATVAVPSHAIEAASVPPAVMAHPPVAAPPPTPPAPEPPATPQTQNLYTVKSPIVGTFYRAPSPTAKSFVEIGTRVQPGTVLCIIEAMKLMNEIESEVSGEVVEIYQENSKPVEYGQPIFGIKVD, from the coding sequence ATGAACCAAAAAGAACTGAGAGAACTGATTGAGATCATTTCAGAAAACCGAATTGCTGAGTTCGAGATGGAACGTGCCGGATTCAAACTGCGAATTCGAACCGCCCATGGCCAAACCGCCACGGTTGCGGTTCCCAGTCACGCAATCGAAGCCGCAAGTGTGCCCCCAGCCGTGATGGCGCATCCGCCAGTTGCTGCTCCACCTCCGACACCACCTGCCCCAGAACCACCTGCCACCCCACAAACCCAGAACCTCTACACCGTGAAATCTCCGATTGTAGGCACGTTCTATCGAGCCCCAAGCCCAACAGCCAAATCATTTGTTGAAATTGGAACTCGGGTCCAGCCAGGGACGGTGCTGTGTATTATCGAAGCCATGAAATTAATGAATGAAATCGAATCGGAAGTCAGTGGTGAAGTGGTTGAGATTTACCAGGAAAACAGCAAACCGGTTGAATATGGTCAGCCGATTTTTGGGATCAAAGTTGATTAA
- the rplQ gene encoding 50S ribosomal protein L17: MRHLNAHRKLGRTSAHRKSLLRNLATSLIIEERLVTTLPKAKELRPFVERAITLGKRGDLHARRLAASYFHAGNQNRIPDGGRGHQRAPRTAGVLAVSKLFDTIAARFSDRPGGYTRIVKLGHRRGDGAEMALIELLGSEYKPEE; this comes from the coding sequence ATGAGACACTTAAACGCACACCGGAAATTGGGGCGAACCTCAGCACACCGTAAATCGCTGTTACGCAACCTCGCCACCTCGCTCATTATTGAAGAGCGGTTAGTGACCACTCTGCCCAAAGCCAAAGAGCTGCGTCCATTTGTCGAACGGGCCATTACCCTGGGCAAACGCGGTGACTTGCATGCCCGTCGTTTGGCCGCCAGCTATTTTCATGCTGGTAACCAGAACCGGATTCCCGATGGTGGCCGTGGTCATCAACGGGCACCTCGAACCGCCGGGGTGCTGGCGGTCAGCAAATTGTTTGATACGATTGCTGCCCGGTTTAGTGATCGTCCAGGCGGATATACCCGCATTGTTAAACTGGGACATCGTCGGGGTGATGGCGCTGAAATGGCGCTTATTGAATTACTTGGCAGTGAATACAAGCCAGAGGAATAA